The Brevibacillus humidisoli DNA segment GCAACGCCTCCCACTGCAACCCTTACTGCTGTTTCCCGCGCACTGGACCGCTCCAAGATATTCCGCATGTCGCGCTGGTGGTATTTGATGGCTCCGTTTAAGTCAGCGTGTCCGGGACGCGGACGGGATACACGACGCCGCTCTTCTCCCTCTTCGACTGGTTCAACGCTCATAATCTTTTGCCAATGGGTCCAGTCTTTGTTCTCCACAACCAGCGTGATCGGCGCTCCTGTCGTCAAACCATGACGCACGCCGGATAGGATGGAGACCCTGTCCGTTTCAATCTGCATGCGCCGTCCTCGGCCGTACCCTTTTTGACGGCGTGCCAGCTGCTCGTTTATTTGCTCAACGGAGATCGCCAGGTTGCTTGGCACTCCTTCGATTATCGCTGTCAGTTGGGGGCCATGTGACTCCCCAGCAGTCAAGTATCTCATTCTCTCTCTTCTCCTCCTACCCTTTACCACTTTTATGCGTTATCATATCACACCCACCGAGGGAAGAAAACCACAAAACAAAAGCTTCTCGCCAAGAGAAGCATCTGTCATGACTGATCACAGGTTATCTGCTACTACATACGGTTTGGTTGGTACCGAACGGCGGACATGCTCAATGGTAACCAGTTCGTCCAGCTGTGACTTGTCCGCCCCGAGAATTTGCCCACATTCCTGCAGCGTAATTAAACCACGTCGATATGCTTCAATTACTTTTTGCTTCTCCATGTAGTACCTCCCTATTGGATTCTCCTTATTTATTTTTGGAAAATTCTTGGAGGTATATACACGTTTTTCTTCCTATGCTTCTTTTTTTCGATAGAAAAAGGTGTCTTCCGTCTCAAGCTGATACTGTTGTGGTTGAAAGATTTGTTCCGTGCTGCCGACGAACAGGACTCCTCCCGGACGAAGAGCTTGACTAAACTTCTGATACAGTTCATGTTTGGCCTGTTCCGTAAAGTAGATCATCACGTTGCGGCAGATAATCAAATCATAACCTGTATCAAACGGATCGGCCAGCAGGTTTTGCTTTTGAAAGGTGACTGTTTTCTTGATCTCAGGGGAGAGTCGATAGGTCTCCGCTTCTTTGACAAAGTATTCACTCAGCAGATCGCGCGGACAATCCTGCAAAGAACGTTCAGTGTACACCCCTTGCTTTGCCTTTGCGATTGCCCCTTCATCGATATCCGTTGCCAGGATGGAACTGCCCGCAAGCAGGTTGCGTCGTTTTAAAACCAACGCCAAGGTATACGGTTCCTCTCCCGTCGAACAAGCCGCACTCCAGCACTTCAGTTTTCGCGAGGTGTAGCTGAGACGGAGCAAGATCTTCTGCTCCAACACCTCCCACCTTCCCGGATTGCGAAAAAATTCTGACACGTTGATTGTCACCCGGTCGAGGAATTCATCAAATAGCGCACGATCCTGGCAGATCGCATCAAAGTATGCAGTAAAAGTGGAAAACCCTCGTTTGGTCCGCAGTGAAGTGAGTCGACGTTTCATCTGCGCTTCTTTATACAGGGTGAGGTCAATGCCGGTTCTTTGCTTGATTTGGGTGACGAACTGCATAAAATCGCGGTCTTCCATCTCAAAATCCTCCTCGTCGAAAACAGTGGATGACTGTCCGGAATCTACGAAAAAAGACTCCGTGCATGGAGTCTTTTCCCGTTTTCTCCGGTTTTAAATCCAGCGTTGGGTTGTTTTCTCGTAACTGAGGATCTCTTCTTTAGAAAACCACAATCCCATTTCGCGCTCAGCGCTTTCCGGAGAATCCGATCCGTGGATCACGTTCATGCCCACGGAGACGGCAAAGTCGCCGCGGATCGTGCCAGGAGCCGCATCAGCAGGGTTGGTTTTACCCATCATGTTGCGAGCCGTACTGATCACGTTCTCTCCTTGCCATACCATAGCAAATACAGGGCCGGAAGTGATAAAGTCCACCAGTTCACCGAAAAACGGACGTTCTTTGTGCTCGGCGTAATGCTGCTCGGCCAATTCGCGGCTTACCTGCATCAGTTTTGCCGCCACGAGGGTAAATCCTTTTGCTTCGAAACGGGATACAATCTCGCCGACCAGGTTCCGTTGAACCCCGTCCGGTTTTACCATGATAAATGTCTTTTCCATTCCTGCCTCCATCACAACTATGTATTCAAAAGTGGTCTCACACCAAAGAACATATTATCAAAAGAGTAGGCGCCAAGCAAGCCAAACGAGCGGAAAAATGCTAGAAATTGCGCTCGATAATAAAATCGGCGATCTCCAACAACGAGCGTTTGGTTTTGTTGTCAGGAAGATCGCTCAAAGCTGTCCGGGCGCGATTCAAATACCGCTGAGCCAGTGAACGGGCGTAGGCAATGCCTTCTCCTTCACGGATCAAGGCAATCGCTTCTTCTATATGCTCGTGGATAGCGTCCTGCTCCAGCCAGTCACGCAGGCGTCTCCTCTCCTGGCCGAACCACAAACTGTACAAGGCAGGCAGCGTAATATTGCCTTGACGCAAATCACTGCCGACCGGCTTGCCCAACTGCTTCTCGCTGGCCGTGAAATCGAGCAGGTCATCGGCGATCTGGAACGCCATCCCTACGTTGTATCCGTAGCGATACATCGAGCGAATCCGATCTTCTGGCGCATTGCTGGCGATTGCTCCCAACTGACAGCTGATGGCGATCAGCAAGGCCGTTTTCCGCTTGATGCGTCGCAGGTAGTGCTTTAATCCCTGATCCCAGTTATTGAGATCGCGCACTTGTTCGATTTCGCCTTTGCACATCTCCACGATCGCTTTGGACAAGATCTGATGGATGCGTGGATTGGACAGTTTTGTGGCTATCGTAAGCGCACGCGCAAAGATGTAGTCTCCCGTATACATCGCAATCCGGTTGTCCCACTTTGCTTTTACCGTCTCACGGCCCCGCCGCTTGTCCGCATCGTCAATTACGTCATCGTGCACCAAGGTGGCCATGTGGATCAATTCCAGTGGCACAGCTACGTGCTTCAGCCGCTCAATATCGTATTCTCCCCATTTTCCGCCCAGCAGGACAAAGACGGGACGTATTCGCTTTCCTCCCGCCTTTAACAGATGGGTAGAGGACTGATACAGTTCCCGGGTTCGCGTATCCATCGATTGCTCCAGTGTCCGTTCGATGGATTCCACATCCCCCTTTAGTTGTACGTAAATATCTACGAGCTTCATCCATTCCACCCTAACTCAAAAACGTAGTATTCGTCTCTCGCATACCTTCCTGCCAACGCTCTACCTTTACCGTAGCCGGCAGCAGCCCCAACTCTTTCGCCAAGGCAAAATAGTACTCCAACCCCGTGCTTAGTTCAGCAGTAAAGTCGTATCGCAATCCACGGAAGTAGGTAAACCAGAATGATGGATCGCCGCCAAACTTCTCTTGTGCGTAGGCAACCACTTTATCCAGTTCACGCAGACTTCGCTGTTTGCTCTCCAAAAAGGCAGCGTGAACCTGGCGCAAAAGCGGTCCTTGTTCCTGCACCGCCTGCTTCCGCACTGCCCACACCGCAAACGTCATCGGATACCCGGTGTAACGATACCAAAGTTCAGCCAAATCGTACACATGGTATCGATGGTGATGATCCCGGTAAGCGACAACAGCTTCGTCGCCGATCAGCAGAGCGGCATCCGCGAAGGTCATCATTTGCTCCAGTACCGGATTATGTGCCTGATACTGTACGTCAAATGCTAAAAACTTCTGCAGGATGATCCGCAGCAGGTTGACAGAAGTAGCCGACGTGTTGGTCAAAGCGATCGTCGCCCCGTTCAATTCCTCGATAGGGCGTTTGCTGAACAGATAGATAGAGCGGACTTTCTCTTTTGCGCTGATCGACAGGTCCGGCAGTACCTGGTACTGTCGGTGATGCTCGGCATAACTGAAGGATGAGATCGGCCCGACGTCTATCTCCCCCTGCGCCATCGCCTGGTTTAGTTGAGCTGGATACTGCGTGATAAAATCAATGCTGTCAGCAAATCGTTCTTCTTCAAAAAAGAAATAGACCGGAAGTGTGTTGGTATAGATAATCTGCCCAATCCGCAGTTGTTTCTGACTCATGTTTCACTCCCCCAGCGTGTAAACAACGTATGGGGGATGTCAAAGGCATCCAATGCCTTTCCCACGATAAAATGGACCAGATCATCCAGCGTCTGCGGTTTGTGGTAGTAACCAGGCATCGCCGGCATGATTTTTGCCCCCATGCGGTTTAGTTTCAACATGTTTTCCAGATGAATCGCGTTGAGCGGTGTTTCCCTCGGGACCAACACCAATTGCCGCCCCTCTTTTAGCACGACATCGGCTGCCCGTTCCAACAGATTGCCTGATGCTCCATTGGCTATCCCGGAGAGTGTCCCCATCGAACATGGAATGATGATCATCCCATCCGACTTAGCCGACCCGCTGGCAACCGGCGACGAGAAATCGCGCATGGTCCAATAGTGCAGGCTGCCCGGAAACTGCTGCTGCAGCCTGTCCTGCAGCAGCTGCTCCCGATCATCGGAATACCAGTCCAACTCGTCGCGAAATACTTGCCAACCAGCTTCTGTAATCATCAGGTGAACCTTGTGCCCGGCCTTCAAAACCTCCTGTACGAAGCGCACGCCATAGATGGCGCCGCTCGCTCCGGTAATCCCAACTGCTATTCTTTTTACACCCATGTGATCACCAGGTCAATCAGGGTAAAGGTGAAGACGACGACGCTGAGAATCCCGTTCATCGTAAAAAAAGCGACATCCAGCTTGGACAGATCCGTCGGCTTGACCAGACTATGTTCATAGAGCAGAATCAGGGAGGCCAAGATCACCCCTAACAGGAACCATACCGAGAGCGATGCTAATTGGTATAAGGCGAACAAGCCGATGACGGTAAGCAGATGACAGCTTCTTGCGATCAGCAGGGCCTTGGGAATCCCAAACCGACTAGGTATTGAGTACAACCCCTCTCGTTGGTCAAACTCGGTATCCTGACAGGCATAGATGATGTCAAACCCAGCCGTCCAAAGCATCACCGTTACAAACAGCAGCAGAGCCGTACTGTCCACGATGCCCGTGGTGGCAATCCACCCGCCAAGCGGTCCGAAACCGATCGCCACGCCGAGCACAAAGTGACACGCCCAAGTGAAACGCTTGGTATACGAGTACAGGATCAGCACTAAAACGGCAAGCGGAAGCAGCTTCACGGCCAAGTCATTAAGCTGGTAGGCAGCGATAAACAGCATGGCAAAGGACACGATAATAAAGAGAATAACTTCTCCCACTGAAAGCAGCCCTGCGGGAATCGCCCGGTTGGCCGTCCGCGGATTCTTCGCATCGATATACCGGTCAATCAATCGGTTGAGCGACATCGCGGCACTGCGTGCTCCCACCATGGCCACTGTAACCCAAAATATTTCACTCCACGTCGGCCAATCCCCTTCAACCACGAAATTGCCGAGCACAGCGCCCATAAACGCAAAAGGAAGGGCAAAAATCGTATGTTCAAACTTAATCATTTCCAAAATAATGTTTACTTTCCGAAAGACCATACCTACGCACTTCCGATCTGTATCATTACTTCCGTTCGCGCTACTTTTTAATCCCAATATGCAGGGCGGCAACCCCGCCGAGAAACAGTTTTACTCTGACAGGGTCCAATCCGGCCTGTTGAAACATCGCCGCCAGTTCGCGGCTGTCGGGGAAGTGGGTCAACGACTGGGGCAGCCAGGCGTACTCTTCATACTTGTTGACGAACCATTTGGCGATATGCGGCAGGATGTTATAAAAGTACAGGTAAAATAGCTGTCGATACGGGAGGAACGGTGGTTTTGAAACCTCCAGTGAAACGACTTGTCCCCCGGGTTTCACCACCCGCGCCATCTCGTTTAATACCGTCTGAATATCTGGCACATTTCGCAGGGCAAAGCCAATCGTAGCGTAATCAAACGTATTGTCTTCGTAAGGAAGCTGCATCGCGTCCGCATTGACCAGCGCAACGTTGTCCCCCAAGCCTTCCTTGGCTACCTTGTATGCTCCTACGTCCAGCATATTCTGACTGAAGTCCAGTCCGACCACACGCCCGGTCTTCCCAACGGCATGTGCCAACTGGATCGTCCAGTCTCCCGTGCCGCATGCGACGTCAAGAGCAGCTTGTCCAGGCTGTACGCTCATCTGTTTCATCGTGTAGTTTCGCCATAGAACATGGCATCCAAAACTGATCACGTTGTTCATCCGATCATACTGGTCGGCGATACTCTCAAACACGGAATGGACGAACTCGGCTTTTTGGCGCATCTGTTGATTGTTCACGATGCTACAACTCCTCCACTACCCGCTTCAAGCGGTCCACGCGATGGGTGTAGCGGGAGGTCAACCATGTCAGCACATTTTGCTGTTCCGACGGATACAGGTTGCCGACCAACTTTTCACACACCCCGATCAACTCCATCACTTTCTGTTCGATCGCGTCAATCACATGAGCGATCGTCGATCCGGGCTTTTGCAGCAAATACCGGGAAAAGCCAAATGGTACCCGCTGTTCCCACTGCAGTTGTTCCCACTCTTCGATCACCTGTTCGACAGCAGATGTTTTTTCGATCAGTGTCTGCCAGAAGGTTCGTGTTTCCGCTGTCTGTGCATAATGCTCCACAAATCCCACGTACAGGGCAGTATCAATCGTTTTGCGAAGCGCTTGATACGACTTCCAGGGCAACTTGTTCTGCTGTTCCCCTATGTACAGCTCCATTTTTGCTTCGTTGATCACTTCAACTGCATGTGCCAGTATCCGGATCGCTTCCAACTCGCCAGCTTCGGCGAGCAGATGGTAGTAGTAGC contains these protein-coding regions:
- a CDS encoding CheR family methyltransferase → MEDRDFMQFVTQIKQRTGIDLTLYKEAQMKRRLTSLRTKRGFSTFTAYFDAICQDRALFDEFLDRVTINVSEFFRNPGRWEVLEQKILLRLSYTSRKLKCWSAACSTGEEPYTLALVLKRRNLLAGSSILATDIDEGAIAKAKQGVYTERSLQDCPRDLLSEYFVKEAETYRLSPEIKKTVTFQKQNLLADPFDTGYDLIICRNVMIYFTEQAKHELYQKFSQALRPGGVLFVGSTEQIFQPQQYQLETEDTFFYRKKEA
- the ndk gene encoding nucleoside-diphosphate kinase, with translation MEKTFIMVKPDGVQRNLVGEIVSRFEAKGFTLVAAKLMQVSRELAEQHYAEHKERPFFGELVDFITSGPVFAMVWQGENVISTARNMMGKTNPADAAPGTIRGDFAVSVGMNVIHGSDSPESAEREMGLWFSKEEILSYEKTTQRWI
- the hepT gene encoding heptaprenyl diphosphate synthase component II, with the protein product MKLVDIYVQLKGDVESIERTLEQSMDTRTRELYQSSTHLLKAGGKRIRPVFVLLGGKWGEYDIERLKHVAVPLELIHMATLVHDDVIDDADKRRGRETVKAKWDNRIAMYTGDYIFARALTIATKLSNPRIHQILSKAIVEMCKGEIEQVRDLNNWDQGLKHYLRRIKRKTALLIAISCQLGAIASNAPEDRIRSMYRYGYNVGMAFQIADDLLDFTASEKQLGKPVGSDLRQGNITLPALYSLWFGQERRRLRDWLEQDAIHEHIEEAIALIREGEGIAYARSLAQRYLNRARTALSDLPDNKTKRSLLEIADFIIERNF
- a CDS encoding menaquinone biosynthetic enzyme MqnA/MqnD family protein: MSQKQLRIGQIIYTNTLPVYFFFEEERFADSIDFITQYPAQLNQAMAQGEIDVGPISSFSYAEHHRQYQVLPDLSISAKEKVRSIYLFSKRPIEELNGATIALTNTSATSVNLLRIILQKFLAFDVQYQAHNPVLEQMMTFADAALLIGDEAVVAYRDHHHRYHVYDLAELWYRYTGYPMTFAVWAVRKQAVQEQGPLLRQVHAAFLESKQRSLRELDKVVAYAQEKFGGDPSFWFTYFRGLRYDFTAELSTGLEYYFALAKELGLLPATVKVERWQEGMRETNTTFLS
- a CDS encoding UbiX family flavin prenyltransferase, with the protein product MGVKRIAVGITGASGAIYGVRFVQEVLKAGHKVHLMITEAGWQVFRDELDWYSDDREQLLQDRLQQQFPGSLHYWTMRDFSSPVASGSAKSDGMIIIPCSMGTLSGIANGASGNLLERAADVVLKEGRQLVLVPRETPLNAIHLENMLKLNRMGAKIMPAMPGYYHKPQTLDDLVHFIVGKALDAFDIPHTLFTRWGSET
- a CDS encoding UbiA-like polyprenyltransferase produces the protein MVFRKVNIILEMIKFEHTIFALPFAFMGAVLGNFVVEGDWPTWSEIFWVTVAMVGARSAAMSLNRLIDRYIDAKNPRTANRAIPAGLLSVGEVILFIIVSFAMLFIAAYQLNDLAVKLLPLAVLVLILYSYTKRFTWACHFVLGVAIGFGPLGGWIATTGIVDSTALLLFVTVMLWTAGFDIIYACQDTEFDQREGLYSIPSRFGIPKALLIARSCHLLTVIGLFALYQLASLSVWFLLGVILASLILLYEHSLVKPTDLSKLDVAFFTMNGILSVVVFTFTLIDLVITWV
- a CDS encoding demethylmenaquinone methyltransferase gives rise to the protein MRQKAEFVHSVFESIADQYDRMNNVISFGCHVLWRNYTMKQMSVQPGQAALDVACGTGDWTIQLAHAVGKTGRVVGLDFSQNMLDVGAYKVAKEGLGDNVALVNADAMQLPYEDNTFDYATIGFALRNVPDIQTVLNEMARVVKPGGQVVSLEVSKPPFLPYRQLFYLYFYNILPHIAKWFVNKYEEYAWLPQSLTHFPDSRELAAMFQQAGLDPVRVKLFLGGVAALHIGIKK
- a CDS encoding heptaprenyl diphosphate synthase component 1, which gives rise to MYKDTTVFTNDIREIADRVHRLIGNTYIVRYVDLPPIAENRLALLYFFLCENGIARSRAQTLCVTTALIQLGLDIHELVRLQYDDTLPEERNRQLSVLAGDYCSGYYYHLLAEAGELEAIRILAHAVEVINEAKMELYIGEQQNKLPWKSYQALRKTIDTALYVGFVEHYAQTAETRTFWQTLIEKTSAVEQVIEEWEQLQWEQRVPFGFSRYLLQKPGSTIAHVIDAIEQKVMELIGVCEKLVGNLYPSEQQNVLTWLTSRYTHRVDRLKRVVEEL